GTGGAGGCATACGCGAGCGAGTGGACAGTCCGCGCAACGACGTTATCCGGAAAGCCCCGCCGCGCATGCTCAGCGATTTCCCTGTTGAACGCGAGGTAGGTACCGCGCTGTGGAGCAAGTTGATGCGCGACCAGACGGAGCGTCGATGTTTTTCCCGCGTAAGCCTTAATCTTGAGGTTGTCGCCGCTGCTGGCCGCATCTACGATGGCCTGTTGCTCTGGCGTGGGTCTGAACTGGGCAGGCATAGACTCGATTCGGGCCGAAAGACCATCAGTTTGCCCCGGTGCCCAGGAAATCGGTCGCCGGAAAGAAAAAGCCTGCTGGCGTTGGTTGGCCGTGCGGCTCAGTGCGGCCACAATCAGCCATTTGGGAAAGCGGGAGACCTGCCATCGGATTGGCAGCTTTACATCCGGAACCCGACAGACGAGCTACTGAACGCAGTTCGGCCATTGCGAACATCAAACGACCGGGAGACCAACGGCTGTTATCAAACGGTGAGTTGTCGAAGGATATGAAGCCCTCGAACTTTGCACACACCAATCAACTGGCCTTGACATAACGACGGCTGATGCATACAAACACTTAAAACGGGCGGCGATGCGAATCAGACTCCATTGCCAAGTTTACGAAGGAAATACACGACGTACATTTGGCAACGAACAAATCGGTAACGCGTACCACAACTCTGCACTTATCACCCTTGGGATCGAAAAAAAAAGGAAAACTGGCATTTTCGTTAGCCAACCAGAAATTCCGCAGCGTTGTTTGAAGATAGGAGGACACCATCGACCTCGATGCCTTTGCAAGGAACCTTATGGACTTCCTTCCGATTGCCGCAACTGCGCTTTCGATTGCCCCTGTTGTGCTCGGAATTGTCGCAATCTTACTTGGCGCCGGCCTTGGTTTCAGGTCGCTTATCCTATATGTGATCAGCGAACTTCTGTGGCGCAAGGAGATTACTCCATCGACGCGGCCAGTTAGAGAGCCGAGACTGAGCCCGGATAAGGTTTACGAAATTCACCGCGCCTACATAGAGCACGAAGATAATCTCGTTAACCAAAGAACGACCTTGATGGTAACAATTCAAGGACTCTTGCTAGCCGCCTTTGGTTTTGGTCTTCAAAAATTCTACGAAAAGGTGGATGCCAAACTTTCATGTGACTTTAGAGATCAGCTGTTGCATCCAATTGACACGATCCAAGAAGTACTGCCTAAACTATTCCCTCCCGAAAATTTTCAAGACTTGGTGGTGCTCGAATTCAACTGCTATCTGTTAATTATAGTTCTTGTCGGCTTAGCCACCAGCCTAATCGGTAGAATCTCCATTGGAGCCGCAAAGAAGGCTATCTTGGCACTAGAGGATCATTGGAATATTTATTATTATCAAAGCAAAGTACGACCGGAGCAAGAGATTAAATTTAGAATCTTTCCCGGCATTTCCGGAGGTGGAAAAATAAAAAATCGGAAGCGGGGCATAAGCTTTGTTAGTTGGATACCCGGCTTTTTCGTGTGGCTATGGATTCTTATGCTAACCGCCCGATTAGTTTTTATGATCGCCGAGGGGACGTGCATTAAGACGGGGGTACCGCTCCCGAATCCGATTTCACCGGAACATGAGAAAATCACGCACGAATGTTCGTCCATCTCGTCGGCGGTCCACTCGCGGCTCATCCGATGCAGTGACGCCTCATCGACGAGGCGCCGCAGTACGATCATATAAATGGACTTGAAACGGTCAAGCCAAGCGCTGGGCAACGGTTTCGCTTCCTGCTGGATGAGCCAGTCTTTCGGTACTTCGGTCTGCATAGGGCTATGCGAATGACTATGTCACGACTTGAAACCTGGCATTGGATTCGCGATTCGGGTGGCCGAGCTGGGTGCAACGCTGCCGTTCAAGCTGCTCGCGGCTCTCACGTCGACAAAGCTGATCGTAGCCGCCGTTTGTCAATGGTCCCGCCCGCGGCAGCTATGGCCGAACCGCCGGTCCTGGAAAGCTGGCGTGGATGACCGGACCACTCAGTTAACCGACGTTGCCCCCCGGGCAGCGCGACCGGCGGTTGTGGGTCGACTAGTGCCATTCGAACCGCACAGGGCGCTCACGTCGTGAAGCCGGTGTGCGCTCAGTCGGTCCCCGCCTGGCATTCCGCCTGGTACCAGATAGCGACCTGACGCTGCGCCGCCTCAAGATCGGCCGGGTAGAAAGGATCCAAAGTCCATTCGGGGCGATAGCCCGCCTGTTCCAACGCTGCCAGTTCACTCATGTTGCGCTCACGTGTGGCAGGTGCCTTGTTTCTGAGCTCGGTCAGGACGTGGCATTGCGTGGCGCTAAGGTGCGTCTGCGTGCCAGTCTACATGCTGCCTGTGGCACAGCCAGCGAGCAGAAGCACCAGCGCCGGAAGCATCGGCCAGACCTTGTTTGCGTCCTTCATTTCGCGTCTCCTTCCAAATGAAGCAACGCGTGTTGCGCATGGCGTCTTCCCGGCCGCAGTCCTTCGGTTTCGCCGCTCGCCGGGACGCATCGCGGCAATGCCACACTTGACCGGCTGCGTCACCACGGCGACTTTAAGGTCGGCAGCATGGTCAAAAATAAGTGTCAATTGTCACTTGTCATTGGGGGCGAGAACCGATATTGTGTGCTGATGACCCATCCTGACTTTTCTCATCCGGGCGAGCTGGTGCGCCAGCAATGTCTGGAGCGCTTCGAGCTGAGCGTCACCGAGGGGGCGCGCGTGCTCGGCGTGAGCCGCCAGGCGCTGACGAACCTGATCACCGGCAAGGGCGGCATTTCGCCTGAAATGGCGTTACGGCTCGATCTGGCATTCGGTGGCGGGGCGGAAACCTGGTTGCAGCGGCAACTGCTACATGACCTCGCGCAGGCGCGTAAGCGGCTCGCACAGCTGCATGTGATGCCAATCGCATCGGAACGGCAGCCGGCGCTCTTCTAGGCCCGTTCGTCAAAGGACAGGGGAAGGGCGTCTTTCTTTCGTTATAAGAATAAGGAGTACGACATGACATTACCACCGGGACTGACTGATGATCGCGTGGACGGGCTGTTTGACGCGGGCCGGAAGCCTGAAGATGTCGTGATGTTGTGATGCCGTGCGAGCAGTGCGGGGCAATGCCCGCCGTGACGGTGAATCTGACGGGGGAGGAAAAGCGGTTGTGTGCCGCGTGCAATCGCGACTAATTACGCCCGATAACTGGGAAATCTGGGCCAGCTCAAGCCGGTCGACCTGAGAGTGACGAAGGAACGCGAAAACCGGTCAATATCGGGATACTGACCGGTTTGTTGCTGCTCCCAGCTGCCATCGATGTCACCGTGGCGGCGCTTCCTCTTCGACCCTGCTGTCGGGGGACTATTTTTAGTTACGGGCACGGTCGATGTAACGGTTAAATGCGGCCTCGTCGTCGTAAAGGGACCTGGCCAGCGTGTCGTCAGCCCAGTCAGTCAGGCGCTCGATCACCGCACGCCGGGACAGGCCAAAATGCGCGACCAGCCGCTCCAGCGCGAAAATCCGGGTGCCATTCATCGTCAGGCGCAGGCGCCGCTCGCCAGAAGCGGTATCTTCCGGACGCGGAAGTCGTCCGAGGACCGCCGCCACGTCCGCAGGAGCCTGGTTTGACGGCGTCCCCCGCGATATCGCCTCAAGCTCGCGCCGCGGCCGCGCCGGTTCGCCACGCAGCTGCTCGCACTCCCGCACCAGGGCGTCAGGGGCTTCAGCAGGCAAGGGGATATTTTTCGTTACGGTAACGGATTTTGTGCGGGTTCCATGGCGGGTCCGCCACGCGGCCTGGCGCTCGGCGTTCGACAGCGCATCCGGCTTCCGTGGCCGGCCACGGACACGTTTCTCCGTTGTGCCGGTGACCTTGTCGTTGGCCGGTGCAGGCATGATCAAATCGTAGTGTTGCCCTTGGGGGCGAGCATCAAACCGGTGGAGCGCGCGCCCCTTCAGCATTGCGGCGGCGTCAGCCGGCTGAACCTCTTCCAAAGCGATTTCAGGGAATCGCGATCCTGTGCAGCACGGGATGCGAAGTATCCTCGCGCAAAGGCCGCGCCCGATGCGGTCTCAGGTTTCGACGCCGTCAAGGATTTCAGCAATCCATCTGCGACGACGATGTCGTTTCGCCAGCCCAGGTCGTCCTGAAGCTCGCTCAGCGCGCTGATGTAGTGCTTCACGGCGCGCCGCGAAAACAGCGACGAAAAGAACTCAGTCGCGTACCGCACCTTCTTCGCGGCGATGCGGGCGCGATGTCGCCTTTCATTATCCAGTTCGACCAAACCACGGCCGCGTTTGAGGAGTTTCTTGTGTCGGCGCATCAGCGTCTCGCTTGCGAACCTGGCAACGGGCTATTCAAACGTTTCCCGGTCCTTGCTGGTCTGGCCATCACGCCACCCCATCGATTCGATCCAGAGGGTGAACCTGATCATCAGCCTGGCATAGCGGACAGAGTCAACCGCGACGACCGCTGCCTTGCGATTCTGGGCAGCGATGCTGCTGGCTGCCTGCCGGACAGCCGCCGCATCCACATCATCCGCGATCGAGCCAAACGCCTGCTCCAGCGTGTTCCCGGCCAGAACCTCCCAGTCACGTGCCTCGCCAAGCTTGCCAGCGATCCATCGTAGTTCGCGGTCGAAATCGGCCGGCGCAGGGATGACAGGCGCAAAGAGATCGAGGGCGGACCGCAACCGGCGATGCCCGACGCGCATCTGATGCAGGCTGGACGGGTCATGTCCGGAGATGACGCCTCGCTCGTTTCCATGGATCCGGGCCAGACAGTTTCTGGCGACGGCCTGAAAGGCCGCCTCGACCGGGTCGCGCTTGCGCAACCTGAGCGGCTCCGCGCGCACCGGCTCGCTGTGCTCCTGTACGAGCAGGTTATAACCGCGGTCTGCCTTGCTGAGATGGTCGATACGAAGCGGCACGACCTCCAGCAATTCAAGCGCAAGCGCATAGAGCTGTTCCGGTGCCCCGCTCTTCAATTCAATTTCACGCCATGGATCGCTGCTGAAGGATCGGCTCCAGCCTCCACCACACCGTCATCCAGAGCGAGTTCGATGGCCGTTCCGTCCGGCAACCGGATTACTGCTGCGGAACGGTTGACGCGTGTCACGAAGAGCGGCTGCAGGCGTTCTGCGAGACCGTCATCGGCAAGGAGCTCTGTGGCGCCGTCGGAATCTTTGGGAATGAGCTGTCGCAGCGAAGCCAGGTCTGGCGTGTCGCCGTGTACCGGGCCGTCGAACTGGTCCCGCCCGTACAGCCCGGCAGCCGCCGCCCCGTCGAGCATGAGCGTCTGCAGTCGCCGCTCGCCTATCGCGCGAACGCGCAGGGAAGCGCCGTTTTTCCGGAAGTACAGAGCCGGCGTATCGAAGTAGGTGCTGACCAGTTCGTCGGAGTGCGGCGGGTCAGCCAGCAGGCGGCTGATGACGGGCGAATGCAGGATCTGGTCGGCCTTGCCGGCCGTGACCTGGCAGTTTCAGCTCTTTTCCATGATCCCTTCTGGATTGCTGGCCATGACACGAACGTAGCGTTTCCCGTTCTTCGCCTTCCACGATCATGCACGCGCCTGGTGTGCCCGCCGGGTGTGCAAATTGCTATTTCATTGTGCAATGCACCAATCCACTGATCAGTCTGGAGCCTGCGTTGAAGTCACAATCTATATCAGCCGCGGTACGAATGGAGAGTCGTGTGGTGCTCGCCAACTTCAGGGTCGCAACAGGGCGGCTCCGTGTAACGGAAGGATCGACAATTGTCGACGACATTTACCCGCCGGATTCATGGCTGGCACTGGCCTCATTGAACTAGGCCAGCCTGTGGGGCACCCGACCCACGCCGGGCGACCTCCTGGTCTTTCTTGAGCGGTATGTCGCAGCGCACCCCCGGTTTCGGCCGGAGCAGGGATCGTAAGACAGGCGCCGTCAGGTTGACGCGCGGCTGGCGTCCAGATCGCGAAGGGCGGCAGCCGCGGCGACGAACTCTGTCGCCTGACTCTTTTTAATGCTTGTCTGCAGCCGTTCCATGGCCGATTGGTACGTTGACGACTGCTCATCCGTCGACCATGCGACGCATTCGGCCTCCTCGAGGATCCGTTTGACCAGCTTGCGGGCGAATCGCGGATCAAGGCTGTTCCGCAGAACCATCTCATGCAGGTTGCCAGCGAGTTCGGTTAGCGCTTCCATGGTGGTTTTGCTTGCTGCGAGGCGATTGGCCTCCGTTGCCTTACTGGATGATTTGGGCATGAGGTTGGCCTTCCTGAAAGGGGTTGATCGGTCGGTTGAGACGCTAACGGCGCGCCGTCAGAATTGGTGTCGGGCGGCGCCGGCTCCTGGACCAGCCGGATTGACGTCAGGGAGTGTGTTCCCGGTAACGGTCCGGGCTTTATCCCGGGCGGAGAGACGCGGCACCACATCACGGGACATCGAACGCGAGGCGATACCGAGCGAGGTCGACGGCATATAATCGGTCGGCAAACCGAATCCGGCTGGCGCCGGTCGATTCGCGATCACGCCGCTTCGCCAGGAAGCGGGGTGCCGCCCCTCCCTTGAACGCCCACGAACGCACAGGCCTGTTGTGAACCTGACCACCGATCAGCCGCTTACCGATGACGAGTTCGCTCGCCTTTCTGGATTTCTCGATGCTATTGGTCCGAGCGCGATGAACATCGAAATGCTCGACGGTTACTTTGCGGCGTTGATCTGCGGACCCGACATGGTGCCGCCGAGCGAGTATCTGCCCCAAATATGGGGCGAGGATTTCGGTTTTGAGAGTGATGAGCAGGCTGCCGAGATCATGGGCCTGCTCATGCGTCACTGGAACACGATCGCGACCGAGTTGCGCCATACCTTGGGAGAGCCGGACGTGTATCTACCCGTGCTTCTCGAAGGAGACGATGGCATCGCACCCGGTAACGATTGGGCCCACGGCTTCATGCGCGGCGTCCAGACGCGCCCGGCAAGCTGGGGCGAGCTCATCGACAACGAGGATCACGGCGGCCCCATGCTGCCGATCATGATGCTGCGTTACGAGCATGACCCAGACCCGCAGATGCGACCTCCGCCGATTCCTCCCGAAAAGCGCGGGGAACTGCTTCAGACGATGATCGCGGGGCTGACCCACATCTACCGTTACTTCGAGCCTCACCGGCGGGCGCTTGAGAGCATGCCGGGTCACCTTCCCATGCGCCGCGACGGGCCGAAGGTCGGGCGCAATGAACCGTGCCCGTGTGGTAGCGGCCGCAAGTACAAGCATTGCTGCCTCGCAAACGAGCCGACTCTGCATTGATCAACCACGCAACTAAAGGAGAAGGGACATGCCACAGGGAGCGGACGATTTGCCGTTGAATGCCAACGGCCCTGCGTACACGTCGCAGCAGGACCGTCACGGCGTGCCGCTGTCGTACGTCGGCGAGAAACTCAGTCGCGCGATCGAGGATTTGCATCGGCACGCGCAACGCTGCCAGGGCGGACGCGATGATTTGCGCGGCGCCATGCACCATCTTCTGGTCGCGTACCTGGGGCTTCATAATATGCTGGGCAAGGCGAACGACCATACCCTGACTGATCGGCTACTTGACGGCAGCAGCCAGAACCTGGAAAGGTGGCTGCGTCTGGTTGACCGGGAAGGTGATGTCCACGGACTTGCGGGCCTGGACAATCGCGACTAAGCGATCTTCATGGGCGGGGGCAGAGTCGGGGGCAATCGATCGCCTACTGGCGACGAACTTCCGGGTGTGACCAACAAAACCCGTAGGCCGTACGTCGACGCTCGAACGTTACACTCTATGGGAGTGGAGCCATGGTCGCAGTCAAACACGACGATCTTTCTACGGCCTTCGACTTCGTTAGCTTTGCGGCG
The sequence above is a segment of the Burkholderia sp. WP9 genome. Coding sequences within it:
- a CDS encoding CYTH domain-containing protein; its protein translation is MLHSPVISRLLADPPHSDELVSTYFDTPALYFRKNGASLRVRAIGERRLQTLMLDGAAAAGLYGRDQFDGPVHGDTPDLASLRQLIPKDSDGATELLADDGLAERLQPLFVTRVNRSAAVIRLPDGTAIELALDDGVVEAGADPSAAIHGVKLN
- a CDS encoding YecA family protein, with amino-acid sequence MNLTTDQPLTDDEFARLSGFLDAIGPSAMNIEMLDGYFAALICGPDMVPPSEYLPQIWGEDFGFESDEQAAEIMGLLMRHWNTIATELRHTLGEPDVYLPVLLEGDDGIAPGNDWAHGFMRGVQTRPASWGELIDNEDHGGPMLPIMMLRYEHDPDPQMRPPPIPPEKRGELLQTMIAGLTHIYRYFEPHRRALESMPGHLPMRRDGPKVGRNEPCPCGSGRKYKHCCLANEPTLH
- a CDS encoding HigA family addiction module antitoxin — protein: MTHPDFSHPGELVRQQCLERFELSVTEGARVLGVSRQALTNLITGKGGISPEMALRLDLAFGGGAETWLQRQLLHDLAQARKRLAQLHVMPIASERQPALF